A genome region from Pristis pectinata isolate sPriPec2 chromosome 4, sPriPec2.1.pri, whole genome shotgun sequence includes the following:
- the LOC127569158 gene encoding protocadherin-10-like, giving the protein MNYQLYKLRAFCGILVCMSVSVSGHLRYSISEELERGAFVGNVARDLRLNVAELSARNFRIVSQHKAKYLDVNMKTGILVINEKIDREQLCEQTLECLMKLEAVVENPLKLYGVNIEISDINDNSPVFDREEFRLNISEMTSPGSRFRLQNAHDPDAGSNSVRAYQLSQNEHFILDGEMAMEQISMPDLVLERPLDREQQSIHRLTLMAIDGGNPQRTGTTHIVITVFDVNDNTPVFEQNVYHITIAEDAPMGVLMLKVKAVDVDEGLNGDVKYYFSDNTPESVRELFTVDSESGEMRVIGSLDFEETQDYDISIKATDGGPFAVPAYCKVIIKVTDVNDNSPEITITSTFTPIREHAPLETAVILLKVTDADTDHNGDVSCHIADNIPFKLDRSFNNYFTVSTTSDIDREKNTDFNVTIICTDAGFPRLHTSKTIQVQISDINDNAPRFTQAEFTIYVEENNVKGASIGSVSAFDPDYSHNAQLSFSILDDLVNGLPILNVISINSSTGEIHAQQSLDYEQIKKFQVHVHVKDAGFPPLSSNVTVNIIVTDQNDNAPVILSPLPNKGSTVEETIPKSADSGYLLAKVIATDADSGLNAQIVYQLLQPTDSSLFTIAPETGEIWTIRRFVLRDSLRQVVTILVRDKGTPSLSSTATIKVSVQDTMTENASKISKVSTSGPWKSDVKLYLIISFGTTSFILLLAIVILGVKVQRDGTEISNCCWSPSYYSKRDSLHGSQKASVNLQMPPNYKVGYKNEDPPQEFSYDVHADTAMNDFMFLKLDGTAAPMINIKTGFCVNEKSSKSSSNVTTQFHEDPKSGKDITKLNTNNGFQRNLASDNPN; this is encoded by the coding sequence ATGAATTACCAATTGTACAAATTGCGAGCATTTTGCGGAATACTTGTGTGCATGTCAGTATCAGTTAGCGGGCATCTTCGGTACTCCATTTCGGAAGAACTGGAGCGTGGCGCCTTTGTTGGAAATGTTGCCCGAGATTTGAGGTTAAATGTTGCAGAGCTTTCGGCTCGCAATTTTCGGATTGTCTCTCAACATAAAGCAAAATATCTGGATGTGAATATGAAAACAGGAATATTGGTCATAAATGAGAAAATAGACAGGGAGCAGCTTTGCGAACAGACCCTCGAATGTTTAATGAAGCTGGAGGCGGTGGTGGAGAATCCGCTGAAACTCTATGGAGTTAACATTGAGATTTCTGATATAAATGACAATTCGCCCGTTTTCGATCGAGAAGAATTCCGCTTGAATATTTCAGAAATGACGTCTCCCGGATCCCGCTTCAGGCTGCAGAATGCGCATGATCCGGACGCCGGCAGCAACAGTGTCCGCGCCTATCAGCTCAGCCAAAATGAACATTTCATTTTGGACGGGGAAATGGCTATGGAGCAAATCAGTATGCCCGATCTTGTGCTTGAGCGACCACTCGACCGAGAGCAGCAATCCATTCACAGGCTAACGCTGATGGCTATTGATGGAGGAAACCCTCAGAGAACCGGAACTACACATATTGTCATCACGGTGTTTGATGTGAATGACAATACGCCAGTTTTCGAACAGAACGTTTATCATATCACCATTGCAGAAGATGCGCCAATGGGTGTTTTGATGCTGAAAGTTAAGGCTGTTGATGTGGACGAAGGTCTAAATGGCGATGTGAAATATTATTTCAGCGACAATACTCCCGAGAGCGTAAGGGAACTATTCACCGTGGACTCTGAAAGTGGAGAAATGCGAGTAATTGGTAGTCTGGATTTTGAAGAAACACAAGATTATGATATTTCTATTAAAGCTACGGACGGCGGACCTTTTGCTGTGCCTGCGTACTGTAAAGTCATTATCAAAGTTACCGATGTAAATGATAACTCTCCTGAAATAACAATTACCTCCACCTTCACGCCAATTCGAGAACACGCTCCGCTAGAGACTGCAGTAATTCTTTTAAAAGTTACGGATGCAGACACTGATCACAATGGAGACGTTTCGTGTCACATTGCAGataacatcccctttaaacttgatAGGTCTTTTAATAACTATTTCACAGTGTCCACTACCAGTGACATAGATAGAGAGAAAAACACTGACTTCAACGTTACAATTATATGCACAGACGCAGGCTTCCCTCGACTCCACACCAGCAAAACTATTCAAGTTCAGATCTCTGATATAAATGACAACGCGCCTCGCTTTACGCAAGCCGAGTTTACCATATATGTGGAGGAAAATAATGTTAAGGGTGCTTCGATTGGTTCGGTATCAGCATTTGACCCGGATTATAGTCATAACGCACAATTGAGTTTCTCTATTTTGGATGACCTTGTTAATGGATTGCCTATATTAAATGTCATCTCTATCAATTCATCCACTGGTGAGATACATGCGCAACAGTCACTTGATTATGAACAAATCAAAAAGTTTCAGGTCCATGTTCATGTAAAAGATGCTGGGTTCCCACCACTCAGTAGTAATGTAACCGTGAATATAATCGTCACAGATCAGAACGACAATGCCCCTGTAATCCTGTCACCTTTACCAAATAAAGGTTCCACAGTGGAGGAGACAATACCCAAATCTGCAGATTCGGGTTACTTGCTCGCAAAGGTGATAGCCACAGACGCAGATTCTGGACTAAACGCCCAAATTGTCTACCAACTTCTCCAGCCCACTGACAGCAGTTTGTTTACTATAGCTCCTGAAACAGGAGAAATTTGGACAATTCGCCGATTCGTACTTAGAGATTCGCTCAGGCAAGTCGTCACAATTTTGGTCAGGGACAAAGGCACACCATCACTTTCATCTACAGCCACCATCAAAGTATCAGTGCAGGATACCATGACAGAAAATGCATCTAAGATTTCCAAAGTGTCGACTTCTGGGCCGTGGAAATCAGatgtaaaattatatttaattatttcatttggcACAACCTCATTCATTTTACTGTTGGCTATTGTAATTCTCGGCGTTAAGGTGCAGAGAGATGGAACGGAAATCAGTAATTGTTGCTGGAGCCCATCATACTATTCCAAAAGGGATTCTCTACATGGAAGTCAAAAGGCAAGTGTGAATCTTCAAATGCCACCCAATTATAAAGTGGGATATAAAAACGAAGACCCACCACAAGAGTTTTCCTATGACGTGCATGCAGATACAGCTATGAATGACTTCATGTTTCTAAAATTGGACGGTACAGCCGCACCCATGATTAACATAAAGACTGGTTTTTGTGTCAATGAGAAGTCCTCAAAAAGTTCAAGCAATGTAACCACTCAATTTCATGAG